Genomic window (Pseudomonas xantholysinigenes):
GGGCGCAGCATTCGTGACGAAGCCGACAATTTCGTGCGTACCGCCCGCCCAAGTTCGATCATCCAGCGCGCCGCCGAAGTCGACGAAGTGGCCCACTTGGTGGTGTACCTGGCCTCGCCCTATGCCTCCGCCACCACCGGCGCGGCCCTGCGGGTCGACGGCGGCGTGGTCGACAGCATGGCGATCTGAGGGTCAGCCCTTTCAAGGTGCTGTGAATTGACGTCCGACTTGGATTTGCCGGGGTCGCTTTGCGACCCTTTCGCGGCACAAGGCCGCTTCTACAGGTGATCGCGCCGTCCTGTAGGAGCGGCCTTGTGCCGCGAAAGGGCTGGATCTGAGGATGCCTGGGAGCGGGCGATGCCGCTCCCAGGCATTGCTGACTTTTATTCAAGACACCTTGGCAGCAGACGCACTGTTTCTCCCCGCCCCTAGCGCGCTAGCCTCCCCGCCATTCCCTGCCACAAGGACCCACCATGCCCAATGACCATCAAGCCTGGGGCTGGACCCCGGGTGCTGGCCTCGACGGCCTGCAATTGATCCGCAAACCCCTGCCCATGCCCGGCCCCGGCCAGGTACTGGTGGCCAACCAGGCCATCGCCCTCAACCCGGTGGACTGGAAGATCTGCGAATGGGGCCACGCCGACTGGCGCCAGGGCACCGTGCCCGGTGTCGACGGCGCCGGAATCGTGGTCGCCGTCGGTGACGGTGTCGACCTGCCGCTGGGTGGCCGCGTTGCCTACCACCAATCACTGTCGCGCGATGGCAGCTTCGCCGAGCACTGCCTGCTCGACGCCAACCTGGTGATGCACATACCCGCCAACCTCGACATCGCTGCCGCAGCGACCGTGCCATGCCCGGCGCTGACCGCCTGGCAAGCGCTGGCCAAAGTGGCCGAGGGCGCCTCGCGCGATGTGCTGGTGATCGGCGCGGGCGGCGCGGTGGCGTACTACCTGGTCCAGCTGGCGCTGCAGCGTGGCTTGCAGGTATGGGCCACCGCCGCGCCCAAGCACCATGCCCATCTGCGCGAGCTGGGCGTGGCCGAGGTGTTCGACTACCAGTCAGGTGATTGGCAAGGGGAGCTGCGCCATGCACTGGGCGAGCGCCCCTTGCATGCCCTGTTCGACACCGTCAGCGCTGCCCACGCAGCCAGCCTGGCCCACCTGCTGGGCTACAACGGCCATCTGGTGTGCATCCAGGACCGTCAGGAACAGGCGCCGCTGCCGGCCTTCAGCAGCGCGATCTCGCTGCATGAAGTGGCCCTCAACAGCGTGCATGCCCATGGTCGCCTGCGTGACCGTCAGGTACTGAAAGCCGAGGGTGAGCGGTTGTTGCAGGCGGTCGCCGATGGCCGGCTGCTGGCGCCGGCGCGCCGGGACTTCGCCTTCGAAACGCTGCCTGTGGCGTTGCGTCAGCTCAAGGACGGCAGCCGTGTCGGCAAGTGGGTGACGCGGTTGTAAGGCTGGGGCCGGTCGCTCCTCCTGTAGGAGCGGCCTTGTGTCGCGAAAGGGCTGCGTAGCAGCCCCGGATACCGAGCCATTATCGAGATTGCCGGGGCCGCTACGCAGCCCTTTCGCGACACAAGGCCGCTCCTACAGGGGGCAGTGCTGTATGCGACAGCGCAGCCCAAAGGGCGCAGGTGTCCCGCCACCCCCAACACTTACTGGCGCAGCACCATCGCCACGATGGTCGCCTGCAACTCCTGCTTGGCCGCTTGCGCGCCTAGTTCGCCGGACGCCGCCGCCAGTGACAGCGCATCCGCCGCCCCGACCAATACCCAGAGCCCGGCCACGCCGATCTCACCCTGCGGGGCGAATGGCGCCAGGGCCTGTCGGCACTTGTCCATGAACGGCCCTTCATAGCCGCGCTTGAGCGCCTCCATCTCCGGGGACCCGGCCAACGCCGCGCTCACCCCGGGGATCTCCCGCCCCTGGGTGGTCACGCAATCCACATAAGCCTCGGCAATCACCCAGGCGCGCCCCGCCAAGTCGGCGGCACAACCCGCCAGGGCCTGCTCGAGCATCGCCGTCTGGCGTGCGTCGTACTCCTGGTACAACGCCACCAGCAGCCCGGTACGGGTTTCGAAATGGTCATACACCACCGGCTTGGTCACCCCGGCCTGCTCGGCCAGACGCCCTAGGCTCAGGGCATCGGTACCCTCTTCACGGACCAGTTGCCAGGCCACATCCAGCAATTGCCGGCGGCGCTCGTCGCGCGACAGGCGTTTACGCGCCACAGGTTTGTGCTCGCTTGACATTGATTACCTACCAAAAGTAACTTACCAAGGGTAACTTACTGTGAGTATATAGCGCTCGCAGCTCTCCCGCACCCCGTTTCCGGAGATCCACCATGCATGCCTTGATCGTCATCGGCCATCACGACCCCGCCTCCCTCACCCACGCCCTTGCCCGGCAGATCGCCGCCGGCTTGCACGCCAGCGGCCATACCAGCGAATTCGCCGACCTGGCCAGCGAAGGCTTCGACCCACGCTTCAGCCTGGCCGACCATGCCGTACACCGGCGCCAGGGCAAGCCACCGGCCGATGTGCTGGCCGAGCAAGCGCGCATCGAGCGCGCCGATACCCTGCTGCTGGTCTACCCCATCTACTGGTGGTCGCTGCCGGCCCTGCTCAAGGGCTGGGTCGAGCGGGTATTCAGCAATGGCTGGGCCTTCGACCAGGCCGCCGACGGCAGCACGCGCAAACGCCTGCGCGGCATGACCGTGCACCTGGTCGGCCTGGCCGGCGCCGACGCCACCACCTTCGCCCGTCACGGCTACGCCGAGGCCATGCGGGTACAGATCGACCATGGCATCTTCGACTACTGCGGGGCCCAGGTGCTCAGTTCGACCCTGCTCGCCGACAGCGAAGGCGCGCACGCCGAGGCGCTGCTCGAACAAGCCAGGGGCCTTGGCCTGGCACTGTTCGACAACCGTCACAACGCAGCCTGAGCCGACCTGCTCATCCACCGATGGATGCGCATCGGCACAGCGAATGGCTACCATGGTCGCAACTTTCATCACTCGGGCAAGGAGGCCCGCGCGCCCATGGCCATGATCGAACTGCACGGCATCAGCCTCCACCACGCCGGCATGCCCTGTTTCAGTGCCATCGATGCCCGTGTCGAATGGGGGCAACGTATCGCCATCATCGGTGACAACGGCAGCGGCAAGTCGTCCTTGCTGCGCCTGCTGCACGGCAGCCTGGCGCCCAGCGAGGGCCGCATCGAACGCCACGGTGGCCTGCGCATCGGCCATGTGCCGCAAGTGCTGGACGCCGAGTCGTCGCTCAGCGGCGGCCAGCGGGTCAACCAGGCGCTGAGCCAGGCCCTGGCCCTGGGGCCTGACCTGCTGCTGCTCGACGAACCGACCAACCACCTGGACGCCGACAACCGTCGCTCGCTGTCACGCATGCTCGAGCATTTCCCCGGTACCCTGGTGCTGGTCAGCCATGACGTCGCGCTGATGAACCAGACCTGCGACACCCTGTGGCACTTGCACCAGGGCCACCTGGAGGTCTTCACCGGCAGCTACGCAAACTATATGGCCGAACGCGAGCAGCAACGCGCCGGGCTCAGCAAACGCATCGCCGAACTGCGGCGCGCCCGCGATGACAGCCACGACGCACTGATGCAAGAGCAGGCGCGGGCCGCCAACGCCCGCAAACGCGGGGCGAAATCCATCGAAAACCGCAAGTGGGCGACCGTGCGTTCGCCGACCAAACTGGGCCGCGGCAACACCACCGCTGGTCGCAAGCAGGGGCAGATCCTGCAACAGCAGCGCGAACTGAGCGGGCAACTGGCCGAGTTGCGCCCGGAGCCCGTGATCGTTCCGCATTTCCACCTGCCGGCGACCGCGCAATCGTCGCGGCTGCTGGTCCAGGTGCGCAATGGCAGCATCGGCCACGGCGACATGGCGGTGCTCAGCGGCATAGACCTGCAGTTGGCCGGTGGCGAACGCCTGGCCCTGACCGGTGCCAACGGCAGCGGCAAATCGACCCTGGCCCGGGCCGTGCTCGGCGACCCCGCCGTGTGGCGCCTGGGCGAGTGGCTGACACCGGCCCCCGACACCATCGGCTACCTCGACCAGCACTATGCCACCCTGCCGGCCAACGCCAGCGTCCTCGAAGCCTTGGCCCGGCACGTGCCTACCTGGTCACAGGAACAACTGCGCGCGCACCTGGCGAGCTTTCTGTTTCGCCAGGCGCACGCGGTGCACACCCCGGTGCAGGCGTTGTCCGGTGGCGAGAAGGCACGCCTGGCGCTGGCCTGCATCGCGGCGCGTCCGCCGCAGTTGCTGATCCTCGACGAGCCGACCAACAATCTCGACCTGCGTACCCGTCGCCACGTGCTGGAGGTGCTCGCCCACTACCCCAATGCGCTACTGGTGATTTCCCATGACGAAGACTTCCTCGACGGGCTGGATATCAGCCGCCGCTTTCACTGCGCCAGGGGCCACTCGGCCAAGGGCCAGTAGCGGCCCTTGCGCGACTCGTACAGGGTGAAGTGCCGCGCCGTCAGGAAGAACTCCGGTGCCTCACCGGCTTCCGGCAACTGGCCGCGAAAATCCCGCGACAGGGTCAGGTGTGGCCGGTACTCGCGGGTCGGCGCCGCGATACCGAGCGGCAACAACGCCTGGTGCAGGGCATACACCAACTGACGCAAGGCGACGGGCGCCTGCTCGGGCTCCAGCACCAGCGCATCGGCACGCGGCCACACCTGCATGCGGTCCAGCACCAGCCGCAGTGGCGCCTGCGGCAGTGTCAACCGGTCGACCGCGGCGCAGATCGACGAGACCTGCCCCGCATCGACATCGCCCAGAGACACCAGGGTGACATGGAAGTTCTCCGCCGGCACCGGCCTGCCGCTGCGCAGGCTCAAGCTCCGCCGCCATTGCGCCAGGGCCCGGCACTGGGCATCTACGACCGGCAAGGCGAAGAACAGGCGTTTGAAGGGCGCCCCGCTCGGGCGTGTGTCCTGGACCATGTCCTGCTCCTTGGCTGCGGATCGAAGGGTCGAGTGTAGCGCCCTGGCCATGGGAAAAGCCTGCAAGGGCTGTTGAATCGTTTACGCAACCCGTAGGCCATCCCACCTAAGTCGTGTGGATTTGTCGTAACAATAGGTACAAACCCGGCCCACGATTGTTTATGCTGGCGGGCTTACGCCATGGCGCATGGCCATTTTTCGACAAGTAAACGTCCATGAAAATTGCACTCGTACTGATCTTCGTACTCTCGATCGCCTATGTTCACCTGCGCGGTCGGGTTCGCCACAAACTGACCCGCCAGCTGGGCGACCACTCCAGCTTCCTGGCGCCGGTCAACGCCTTCCTCTACCTGTTCTCCAAGCACCCGGCCAAACCGTACCTGCCCGTGGAAGCGTTCCCCGAGCTGAAGGTGCTGCAGGACCACTGGCAGGAAATCCGCGCCGAAGGCCAACAGCTGCTGCAAGCCGGTGAAATCAAGAAATCCGACAACTACGACGATGTCGGCTTCAACTCGTTCTTCAAGACCGGCTGGAAGCGCTTCTACCTGAAGTGGTACGGCGAGAGCCACCCTTCGGCGATGACCCTGTGCCCGCGCACCACTGAACTGCTGCAAGGCATCGGCTCGGTCAAGGCGGCGATGTTCGCTACCCTGCCGCCAGGCGCCAAGCTGGTGCGCCACCGCGACCCATACGCCGGCTCCTACCGCTACCACCTGGGCCTGGATACCCCCAACGATGACGGCTGCTACATCGACGTCGACGGAGAGAAGTACTCCTGGCGCGACGGCGAAGGCGTGGTGTTCGACGAGACCTACATCCACTACGCGGCCAACACCACCGAGCACAACCGCATCATCCTGTTCTGCGACGTCGAGCGCCCGCTCAAGTACCGCTGGGCGAGCGCCTTCAACCGCTGGTTCAGCCGCAACGTCATGGCCGCCGCCGCCGCGCCCAACGACGCCAGCGACAAGACCGGCGGCATCAACCGCCTGTTCACCCGCATCTACAAGATTCGTGAACGCGGCAAGGCCATGAAAAAGCGCAACCGCACCCGCTACTACCTGGAAAAGTGGGCCGTGGTCGCGGCGCTGGTACTGGTCTTCATCTACATCTGATCGCCCTGCGCAAACCGGCTCCTACCCGCGCGTAGGAGCCGGCCTTGCCGGCGACCTTCGCGTCGCCCCTGTCCCGCCTCCCGAACAGCCCACTTTCGACTAGCCTGAAAGCTCCTGTTGCCAACCTGACAAGGTGAACACGATGAGCATGATGGACTGGGACGCCTACCGTAAGCAGTTGATGGCCGGCATCGGCGATCTCAAGCACCTTTCTCCCGATACCGTGGCCGGTTACATGACCGCCAGCGGTGCCGGCGCCAAGACCAACCACCTCGATGCCAAGACCCGCGAACTGATCTCCCTGGCCGTGGCTGTCACCACCCGCTGCGACGGCTGCATCGCCGTGCATTCGCAGCAGGCGGTCAAGCACGGCGCCACCCGCGAGGAAATCGCCGAGGCCCTGGGCGTGGCGGTGGCGATGAACGCTGGCGCCGCGCTGGTCTACTCGGCCCGGGCCCTGGATGCCGTGGGCAAGTCCGGCGCCTGACCCGGCCAGGCGTCGCCGCCCTTGCGCGGCGGCGCCGCGCCGCCCAGACTGAGCGGCTCAGTACCCGCAGGAACCGCCATGATCCAGATCCGCCCCATGACCCCGGAAGATTTCCAACGCTTCTGGCCCACCTTCCAGGCCATTGTCCAGGCCCGCCAGACCTACGCCTTCGACCCCGGGCTCGACCTCGAGCGCGCCCGCGCGCTGTGGCTGGAAACACCGCTGCGCACGCTGGTGGCCGAGGAAGACGGCGAACTGCTCGGCTCGTACTTTCTCAAGGCCAATGCCGGCGGCCCCGGCGCGCATGTGGGCAACTGCGGCTACATGGTCGGCGAATCTGCCCGAGGTCGCGGCGTGGCCCGGTTGATGTGCGAGCACTCGCAGAAACTCGCCCGCCAGGAGGGCTTCCTGGCCCTGCAGTTCAACTCGGTGGTGGCGACCAACGAAGTGGCCGTGGCGCTGTGGCACAAGCTTGGCTTCGACACCGTCGGGCGCTTGCCCAAGGCCTATCGCCATGCCGAACTGGGCCTGGTGGACTGCCTGGTGATGTACAAGTGGCTGGCCGACGAACCGGTGGTGGAAAAACCGCCACTGCTGATTGGCCGCAAGAACATCGAGGCGCGGGTGTCGCGTCGGCGCGGTCGCTGATCGACACAGCACATGGCACCGCATTGCCTGCTTCGTGGCGGTTCGACGCCCCGATCAATCCGCTGCCACAGGGGCAGCGCATGGTATGAGTCACAGAGGCGCCATTCACTCAAACGATTGACTCCCTGGCGCTTCGATGGTCAGATGCGCGCCAGTTTCAGGTGCCCTGCGCCGCCGCGCGCAAGGTGAAACGGGAAGCCGGTGAGTCGTCCCCACGACAAGTCCGGCGCTGCCCCCGCAACGGTAAGCGAGCGAACCCTTCGACAGACCACTGTGCCTCGGCATGGGAAGGTGAAGGCTTCACGACCCTCGCAAGCCCGGAGACCGGCCTGAGGCTTCACTTGGCAACCCGCGGTGGGCGGGCGCAGGCCGGTATCCGCGTGCGCGCCTGCCTACGCGGTTCGCCTTTGCGTGTTCTTCCACCGGGATCCATTCATTCCTGCAGCAGTGGAACGACATGTCCCGATTCAACAAGCTTCACACCCTGGCGGCGTGCCTCGCCGTCTCGATCCCGGCCCTGGCCGATGAACAGCCCGGTAGCCTCACCCTGCCCTCCACGGCGATCACCGACAACCGCGACCCGCAGGTGGTCGACCTGGCCACCCCAACCCAGGCCGGCTCGCGCCTGAACCTCAGCGCCCTGGAAACACCGGCCAGCACCAGCACGCTGAGCGAAGCGCAGATCCTCGGGCGCAACAACCAGACCGTGCAGGATGCCGTGACCCGCTCACCGGGCATCACCTTCATCGGCACGCCGGGCGACGGTGGCACCGGCCTGTCGGCCCGCGGCTTCAGCGGCCAGAGCTCGGTGATGACCCTGTTCGATGGCTCGCGCCTGTACGCCGGCGCCGGCACCCTGACCTACCCGGTCGACCCGTGGATGGTCGAGCGCATCGATGTAATCCGCGGCCCGGCTTCGGTGCTATATGGCGAAGGCGCCACTGGCGCGGTGGTCAACGTGATCCCGAAAAAGCCTTTCGACGGCGACATCCGCAACCACCTGCGCCTGGGCTACGGTTCCTGGGACCGCCAGCAGCTGGGCCTGGACAGCGGTGGCAGCCTGAGCGAACGCCTGAGCTACCGGCTCACCCTCAACCAGCAGGCCAGCAACGGCTGGGTCGACCGCACCGACTCGCGCAGCCTGGCGCTGTCGGCCGCGCTGCGTTTCGACGCCACCGACGACCTGAGCTTCACCTTGTCCCACGAGCGCGGCGACGCGCAGCCGGCCAACTACTACGGCACCCCACTGATCGACGGCCACCTGCGCGGCAGCCTGCGCAAGAAGAACTACAACGTCAGCAACGACCAGCAGCGCTACCACGACGAGTGGACGCGGCTGAACAGCGACTGGCAGATCAACGACAGCCTCAGCGCCAGCAACCAGCTGTACTACATCAAGAGCCGCCGCCACTGGCGCAATGCCGAGGAGTACGCCTGGGATGCCGACAGCGGGTTGGTCGGGCGCGCCAGCTTCCTGGAAATCAAGCACAACCAGGAACAGATCGGCGACCGCCAGAGCTTCACCTTCGATCACGCGCTGTTCGGCCTGGCCAGCAAGACCGTGGTCGGGGCGGAGTACAACAAGATTCGCTTCAATGTCGACAGCAACTCGCCCTACAACGACGACGGCAGTGACCCACTCGACCCTTGGCAGCCCACCCCCGGCGGTTTCCACAGTGGCTCGCCGCTGCGCCCGCAGATGCTGTCCAAAACCAGCACCTTTGCGCTTTTCGCCGAAAACCGAACGCAACTCACCGAGCGCCTGTCGTTGGTGACCGGCGTGCGCCGCGACCAGAACCATATCGATCGCGACAACCTCGTCGACGGCACCCGCAACGACCGCAGCCTGCGCGGCGGTAACTGGCGCGCTGGGCTGGTGTTCGCGGCCACCGACGATCTGTCGTTGTACGGCCAGTACTCCACCAGCGAGGACGGCGTCGGCGACCTGCTGACCCTGCGACCGGAAGACCGCCTGGAACTGACCGAAGCCAAGCAGACCGAACTGGGCTTGAAACAGCGCTTCTGGGACGGACGTGGCGAGTGGACGCTGGCGGCGTACCACATCGTCAAGAAGAAGTTGCCGGTCTATGACGTGGTCTCCAAGCGCAGCCAGCAAGCCGGCCAGCAGACTTCCGATGGGCTCGAAGCGAGCCTGGAATTGGCATTGGGCAACCAGTGGCAGGTGTCGGCCAACGCCGCGTTGGTGCGGGCCAAGTACGATGATTTCCTGCAACGCAGCGGTGGCGTTGTCTACGACCGAGCCGGCAATCGCCCGCAAGATGTCCCGCACCGAACCGCCAACCTGTGGTTGAGCAAAGGCTTCGGCCAGGCGGTCGACGCCGGCATCGGCCTGCGCTATGTGGACGCACGCTACACCAGTGCCGCCAACGACGCCCAGGTACCGGGCTACACCGTGGTCGACGCCAACCTCGGCTGGCAAGTGCTGCCCGATGTGCGCCTGGGCCTGCAACTGAACAATCTGTTCGACCGCCAGTACGCCCAGTCCAGCTACAGCGGCGAGCAATGGTTGCTGGGCGCGCCGCGGTCGTATTTCGCCACGCTGGACTACAGCTTCTAAGGCCACGGCCTCGAACCCTCGCCATGCGATATTGCAGGCAAACCTGGCACCAGCTACGCCGGTGTTCGCGGCTGAAGCCGCTCCCACAGCAACCGCGCCGGTTTCATGGCATGCACCACACCTGTGGGAGCGGGCTTACCCGCGAACCAAGCGACGCGGTGCCTGGCACCGGCTACGCCGGTGTTCGCGGCTGAAGCCGCTCCCACAGGGACCGCGCCGGCATCAAGCCATGCGCTACACCTGTGGGAGCGGGTTTACCCGCGAACCAAGCGACGCGGTGCCTGGCACCGGCTGCGCCGGTTTCATGGCATGCACCACACCTGTGGGAGCGGGCTTACCCGCGAACCAAGCGACGCGGTGCCTGGCACCGGCTTTGCCGGTGTTCGCGGCTGAAGCCGCTCCCACAGCGACCGCGCCGACCTCAAGGCATGCACCACACCTGTGGGAGCGGGTTTACCCGCGAACCAAGCGACGCGGTGCCTGGCACCGGCTGCGCCGGTGTTCGCGGCTGAAGCCGCTCCCACAGCGACCGCGCTGGTTTCATGGCATGCACCACACCTGTGGGAGCGGGTTTACCCGCGAAGCAAGCGACGCGGTGCCTGGCACCGGCTATGCCGGTGTTCGCGGCTGAAGCCGCTCCCACAGCGACCGCGCTAGCTTTAACAGATGCCTCGAGCGCTTGGCGGGATTGCTTTCACAGCTGATGCCACCTGTAAATCCTCGCCGTTCGATATCCGTTATGCATCGATTGCATTTGTCCCCCGCGCCGAACCCATGGCATGAATGCAGGTCCACGCCTTTACTTGGCCGCATTCCGCCTACCAGGAGATTCCGCGCATGAGCAAGCCCGAGTACATTCCGCCCAAGGTCTGGACCCACCAGGCCCCCTCCGGAGGCCAGTTCGCCAGCATCAACCGTCCGGTCGCCGGCCCCACCCACGACAAGCCGCTGCCGGTCGGCAAACAGCCACTGCAGCTCTACTCGCTGGCCACGCCCAACGGCGTCAAGGTCACCATCCTCCTGGAGGAACTGCTCGCCCTCGGGCACGTCGGCGCCGAGTACGACGCCTGGTTGATCCGCATCGGCGACGGCGATCAGTTCGGCAGCGGCTTCGTCGGGATCAACCCGAACTCGAAGATCCCCGCCCTGCTCGACAACAGCGTCGAACCGCCGGTGCGGGTATTCGAGTCCGGCTCGATCCTGCTGTACCTGGCCGAGAAGTTCGGCGCCTTCCTGCCCAAGGCCCCGGCCGCGCGTACCGAGAGCCTGAACTGGCTGTTCTGGCAGATGGGCTCGGCGCCCTACCTGGGCGGCGGTTTCGGCCATTTCTATGTGTATGCGCCAGAGAAATTCGAATACGCCATCAACCGTTTCACCATGGAAGCCAAGCGCCAGCTCGATGTGCTCGACCGACGCCTGGCCGAAAGCACCTACCTGGGCGGCGACGAATACAGCATCGCCGACATCGCCGTCTGGCCCTGGTATGGCCAGCTGGTGCGCGGCAACCTGTACGGCGCCGCCGAGTTCCTCGCGGTGGATGAATACCGCCATGTGCAACGCTGGGCCGAACTCATTGCCCAACGCCCAGCCGTGCAGCGCGGCACCCGGGTCAACCGCACCTGGGGCGACGAAGCCAGCCAGGTGCCAGAGCGTCATTCAGCCACAGACCTGGACTGAGCCTGGAGCGGCCTTGCCGAGGCTTCGGACCGACAAGGCCGCGCGGCCAGAATGCCGCGCTGCAACGAAGCATTTCCCCACTGCATGCCTGCGCCCCTCGGGACCTTCTTGCTACACTCGCCGCCATGATTTTTCCACCTGCACAACTGTGGTGACAGCATGATCGAGGTAACCGAGGTTTCCATTGCCGAGCTGCGCGACGCGCTCGAGTCCGGCCGCACGACCGCCGTCGAACTGGTCAAGGCCTACCTGGCACGCATCGACGCCTATGATGGCCAGGACACCGCCACCGCGCTCAACGCCGTGGTGGTGCGCAACCCTGAAGCCCTGAAAGAGGCCGAAGCCTCCGACGCCCGTCGCGCCCGTGGCCAAACGCTCGGCCCGCTGGACGGCATCCCCTACACCGCCAAGGACAGCTACCTGGTCAAGGGCCTGACCGCCGCCTCCGGCAGCCCGGCGTTCAAGGACCTGGTCGCCCAGCGCGATGCCTTCACCGTCGAGCGCCTGCGCGCCGGTGGCGCCATCTGCCTGGGCAAGACCAACATGCCGCCCATGGCCAACGGCGGCATGCAGCGCGGCGTCTATGGCCGCGCCGAAAGCCCGTACAACGCCAACTACCTGACCGCGCCGTTCGCCTCGGGCTCGTCCAACGGCGCCGGCACCGCCACCGCCGCCAGCTTCAGCGCCTTCGGCCTGGCCGAGGAAACCTGGTCCAGCGGCCGCGGCCCGGCTTCGAACAACGGCCTGTGCGCCTACACCCCATCGCGCGGAGTGATCTCGGTACGCGGCAACTGGCCGCTGACGCCGACCATGGACGTGGTCGTACCCTACGCCCGGACCATGGCCGACCTGCTGGAAATTCTCGACGTGGTGGTCGCCGACGACGCCGACAAGCGTGGTGATCTGTGGCGCCTGCAGCCATGGGTGCCGATCCCGGCCGCCTCGAGCGTGCGCCCGGCTTCCTACCTCGACCTGGCCGCGGATGCCGGGTCGCTCAAGGGCAAGCGCTTCGCCGTGCCGCGCATGTACATCAACGCCGATGCCGAAGCCGGCACCTCGGAAAAGCCGGGTATCGGCGGCCCCACCGGCCAACGCATCAACACCCGTGCCAGCGTGATCGCATTGTGGCAGCAGGCCCGCCAGGCCCTGGAAGCCGCTGGCGCCGAGGTGGTCGAGACCGACTTCCCACTGGTTTCCAACTGCGAAGGCGACCGCCCCGGCGCGCCGACCGTGTTCAACCGCGGCATGGTCAGCAAGGAATTCCTCCATGACGAGCTGTGGGAACTGTCCGGCTGGGCCTTCGACGACTTCCTGCGCGCCAACGACGACCCCAAGCTCAACCGCCTGGCCGATGTCGACGGGCCGCAGATCTTCCCCCACGACCCGGGCACCCTGCCCAACCGTGAGGATGACCTGGCCGCTGGCATGGATGAATACGTCAACATGGCCAAGCGCGGCCTGAAGACCTGGGACCAGATCGCCACCGTGCCCGACGGCCTGCGCGGCCTGGAAGCCACCCGCAAGCTCGACCTGGAAGACTGGATGGACGCCCAGGGGCTG
Coding sequences:
- a CDS encoding zinc-binding dehydrogenase; the encoded protein is MPNDHQAWGWTPGAGLDGLQLIRKPLPMPGPGQVLVANQAIALNPVDWKICEWGHADWRQGTVPGVDGAGIVVAVGDGVDLPLGGRVAYHQSLSRDGSFAEHCLLDANLVMHIPANLDIAAAATVPCPALTAWQALAKVAEGASRDVLVIGAGGAVAYYLVQLALQRGLQVWATAAPKHHAHLRELGVAEVFDYQSGDWQGELRHALGERPLHALFDTVSAAHAASLAHLLGYNGHLVCIQDRQEQAPLPAFSSAISLHEVALNSVHAHGRLRDRQVLKAEGERLLQAVADGRLLAPARRDFAFETLPVALRQLKDGSRVGKWVTRL
- a CDS encoding TetR/AcrR family transcriptional regulator, translating into MSSEHKPVARKRLSRDERRRQLLDVAWQLVREEGTDALSLGRLAEQAGVTKPVVYDHFETRTGLLVALYQEYDARQTAMLEQALAGCAADLAGRAWVIAEAYVDCVTTQGREIPGVSAALAGSPEMEALKRGYEGPFMDKCRQALAPFAPQGEIGVAGLWVLVGAADALSLAAASGELGAQAAKQELQATIVAMVLRQ
- a CDS encoding NAD(P)H-dependent oxidoreductase, with the protein product MHALIVIGHHDPASLTHALARQIAAGLHASGHTSEFADLASEGFDPRFSLADHAVHRRQGKPPADVLAEQARIERADTLLLVYPIYWWSLPALLKGWVERVFSNGWAFDQAADGSTRKRLRGMTVHLVGLAGADATTFARHGYAEAMRVQIDHGIFDYCGAQVLSSTLLADSEGAHAEALLEQARGLGLALFDNRHNAA
- a CDS encoding ABC-F family ATP-binding cassette domain-containing protein, which encodes MAMIELHGISLHHAGMPCFSAIDARVEWGQRIAIIGDNGSGKSSLLRLLHGSLAPSEGRIERHGGLRIGHVPQVLDAESSLSGGQRVNQALSQALALGPDLLLLDEPTNHLDADNRRSLSRMLEHFPGTLVLVSHDVALMNQTCDTLWHLHQGHLEVFTGSYANYMAEREQQRAGLSKRIAELRRARDDSHDALMQEQARAANARKRGAKSIENRKWATVRSPTKLGRGNTTAGRKQGQILQQQRELSGQLAELRPEPVIVPHFHLPATAQSSRLLVQVRNGSIGHGDMAVLSGIDLQLAGGERLALTGANGSGKSTLARAVLGDPAVWRLGEWLTPAPDTIGYLDQHYATLPANASVLEALARHVPTWSQEQLRAHLASFLFRQAHAVHTPVQALSGGEKARLALACIAARPPQLLILDEPTNNLDLRTRRHVLEVLAHYPNALLVISHDEDFLDGLDISRRFHCARGHSAKGQ
- the thpR gene encoding RNA 2',3'-cyclic phosphodiesterase, whose amino-acid sequence is MVQDTRPSGAPFKRLFFALPVVDAQCRALAQWRRSLSLRSGRPVPAENFHVTLVSLGDVDAGQVSSICAAVDRLTLPQAPLRLVLDRMQVWPRADALVLEPEQAPVALRQLVYALHQALLPLGIAAPTREYRPHLTLSRDFRGQLPEAGEAPEFFLTARHFTLYESRKGRYWPLAEWPLAQ
- the lpxO gene encoding lipid A hydroxylase LpxO encodes the protein MKIALVLIFVLSIAYVHLRGRVRHKLTRQLGDHSSFLAPVNAFLYLFSKHPAKPYLPVEAFPELKVLQDHWQEIRAEGQQLLQAGEIKKSDNYDDVGFNSFFKTGWKRFYLKWYGESHPSAMTLCPRTTELLQGIGSVKAAMFATLPPGAKLVRHRDPYAGSYRYHLGLDTPNDDGCYIDVDGEKYSWRDGEGVVFDETYIHYAANTTEHNRIILFCDVERPLKYRWASAFNRWFSRNVMAAAAAPNDASDKTGGINRLFTRIYKIRERGKAMKKRNRTRYYLEKWAVVAALVLVFIYI
- a CDS encoding carboxymuconolactone decarboxylase family protein, with translation MSMMDWDAYRKQLMAGIGDLKHLSPDTVAGYMTASGAGAKTNHLDAKTRELISLAVAVTTRCDGCIAVHSQQAVKHGATREEIAEALGVAVAMNAGAALVYSARALDAVGKSGA
- a CDS encoding GNAT family N-acetyltransferase — protein: MIQIRPMTPEDFQRFWPTFQAIVQARQTYAFDPGLDLERARALWLETPLRTLVAEEDGELLGSYFLKANAGGPGAHVGNCGYMVGESARGRGVARLMCEHSQKLARQEGFLALQFNSVVATNEVAVALWHKLGFDTVGRLPKAYRHAELGLVDCLVMYKWLADEPVVEKPPLLIGRKNIEARVSRRRGR